The Leishmania panamensis strain MHOM/PA/94/PSC-1 chromosome 19 sequence genome contains the following window.
GTACGTTGTGCCCCAACTTCACTGGCCCCCGCCACTGCGTGCCTCTGTCCATGGACCAGTACTCGATGGCATTCAACACAACTCGCATTCCTGGGCGCGAAGTAGACATCCTCGAGCACCACGGGGAGCGGGAGAACGGCTACCTCATCATTCTGCACCGCGGCCGCATTTATCAAATGCCGGTCATGGACCCGCAGACAGGTCGCCAGCTCACTCCGCAtcagctggaggtggtgctgcaccagctgctcgtggaggtggaggaggaggtgagcacCGGCCGCGACGAGtccgaggaggacgacgcgGAGGACACGCTGGAGACGCTCGGGAAGAAGCGCACGTACCGTTtagtggaggcgctgctgcctgccCTGACTACTGCACCCCGCGCACAGTGGGCCGACGTGCGCAACAGCTACCTACTTCACGActccaacaacaacagcccTTTGCGCGTAATCGAGAAGGCAATATTCGTGGTCAGCTTCGATGAGCGATGCGGGACGACAGGCACATCGAAGGCGAGTTTAGCTGTGGAGGACGTCAAGCGACTATCCATGGACTGTATCCACTATCTCTGTGGCACCGGCTCCAACCTGTGGTGCGACAAGAGCTTCAATCTCGTCGTTCGCTCTGACGGGCAGGTTGGCCTGCACGTTGAGCACTCGTGGAGCGACATGTCCACGTTTCTCGGGTTCTTTGAACACGTGtctgcgcaggaggaggctgccgagCTCTGGTACGACACGAAGACCGGGCACGCCAAGAAGCTGCCTGAGGACAAGCGCCGTGCCAAGCCGTTCCGCGCTCCCGACGTCGACAGCCCGTTGTGCCCGAAACGGCTGCGCTTCACCATCCACAAAAGGCTGGCGGCTGCTATTCGCCAGGCGCACACCGAGTTTCTCTTCAACCTCAGCTCACAGGTAGACCTTCACGTCGTGCGGTACAGCAGGTACGGCCGTGAAATACCCAAGAGCCTGGGCTGCAGCCCTGACGCGTGGGTCCAAATGGCCATTCAGCTCGCCCACTACATTGATCAGGGAGGGCACATCAGCCTCGTGTACGAGTCTGTTCCGCAGAACATGTTTGCGAAGGGTAggacggaggcggtgcgcagcgTCACTGATGTGAGTACCGCCTTTGTGAAGGCTATGGCCGCCACTGGAGGCGAGGATGACACCATGTCTGCAGAGGTGAAACGGGCATTGTTGGTCGACGCCTGCGCCAATCACCAGCGCTCCGTGCAGGAGGCTGTGGCAGGAGGCGGCGTGGACAGACACCTCTTCGCGCTGTTCATGGCGAGCGCTAGCCAGGGAACGCCTTCCGACTTCCTCACCGCTGCCCTTCGCAAGACCAAGTGGAAAGTGAGcagcgcgcaggcgcagcaacgcAACTTGCTCGATCGCCTCCACACTGCAGATGGCGGCAACTGGTATCACGAGACGCCCGGGTTCGGCTTTGGCCCGGTCTCCCTCGACGGCTACGGCGTCTCCTACTGCTTCTGTGCCAACGAGGTGCTCTACGTCACCATCACGTGCTACAAGAACTGCGACACCACGTCTTCACGTGCCCTAGGCAATCACATAACGAGGGCCCTCAACATGCTGGGAGAGCTCAGCGCGTCTCCTCGCGACGCCTCAGCGCCCCGATGAGAAAGGGTGTGGGTACCGCAGCAAACCTGTGGTGGCGCTCGACTTTCAGGGCTTCATTTCTCGTAGCGATAAGTCCGTAGGTGGCGTGtaggaaggaaagagacagGGAAGTGACTTTGCCTGCGTTATCGTCTCCCTTTGCTCGCTATTCTGTGTGTTCGGTCTCCGTTGTCTATGGGCCGATGTCCCCCGCTTGCGCCGTTGGCGCCTACTTCGCTTAACGAAGACGGCGAGACGAAATGGGCGCCAAGAAGAGACGACATAGTGCGAAATGTAGCGCATGTGCACCCCCGAAGCGCAGTCGggatgtgtgggtgcgtggggaagtagagggagaggcgtaGCGACATGGGGAGATTGAGAgaccctcccctctctctctctctctctcgcgtgccACTCCGTTGTGCTGTACCCTCACCTGTTCCCAAGACCGCACACTCTCTCCTTTAGTGGGATTAAAAGAGAACGGGTTGCGCTGGTGGCCTTCTTCCTACTGGTCTCTTTTGGGGTGAAGGAAAGtgaaagcagcagaggagggggcaatCGTGCACCTCATACCCCTCCCTAGTCTCATGGACCCAGTCAGAATACCAACTGAATGGCCTAAGAAATCACTCTcggacacacagagagaggtacCCGCCGTaacttctcctctctctcttccttgctTGCACACTGCACCGCTGTGCaggagcaccaccaccaccactgctacCATCATATAACCCGCTGCTTTGCTGACAGCGCACATTTTTCGAGTACACACGGGCTCGAATAGGCTTGAAAAGTGCAAAAGGCTTCTCCAATTCTCCTCTGTATCGcgtccagcgctgctggatAACGTCAGCTGTTGTCCAAAGCGCGGTTCATTCACAACTCGGCTCAGGCTACAGGAGTTGCACTTACGAGTCTTTTGCattgtcgctgcagctgccacacgagcgggagaggagggggggggtcaaGCCACTCTCTTTGAGTGCCCGCGGCACGTCATCAATGTCCACCTCCGGGTCCTCCAGTTCTGGAGGCGACGTGAGGCGGTTTAGCCGCCAGCAGATCATTCAGCACGTCAAGAAAAGTTTGCTCTACACAGCGTTTGACGTCAAGTGGGTACCACAGACGGCGTCCTTCGCGGTGGTCGGCCAGTACCCAAACAACCacggcgctctctctctttatcaACTGCACCACGGTGATGTGCAGCCGACGGCCGAGGTGCGGCTTCCTCACCCGCTCAAATGCTGCACGTTTGGGCACAACGtttccttcagcagcagcggcagcgctgctggtgcggcggcgaGTCAGATGGCGTGTGGCGACTTTGCCGGCAGCTTGCAGATTCTCGACCTGAGCCGCCTCAGCTCAACCCCCGCAAGCGCCTCCAATGCGCTGAGCGATGTGACAGCTGCGTCTGTGTTTCACATtcctcacgcacacgagAGCATCATTAACGCCATCGACGGTGCACGTTACTCGGGACCGCCGGAAGTGGCGACAGGGAGTCGAGACGGCTCTGTCAAGGTGTGGGACACTCGCCAGTCTAACAAGCCTGTGGTGTCGCTCAACCCTGCCGATCCTGCTCGCGCCCGCGACTGCTGGACAGTGCGACTGGGGAACAGCTTTGACCCGGACGAGCGCGTCGTCGCAGCGGGCTACGACAACGGTGACATCAAAATATTTGACCTTCGCACGCAGAAGATGCTGCACGAGATACACGTGAGCAACGGCGTGTGCGATTTGGAGTTTGACCGGCCCGACATTCCCATGAATAAGCTCATCGTATCGTCCCTAGAAGGTCGGGTGCGTTGCTACGACATGCGCACCTTGCATCCCAAGCTGGGCTACGCGTATGTAGAGGAGCGTGTATCCGAGGGGACAGTCTGGTGCTCTCGCGCGCTGCCCCAGAATCGCGAGATCCTCTtgagtggcggcggcggcgagctgACACTGTGCCTCTACAAGTACCCGCCAGAGCGCACTCTGAAGGACGGGGATGGACTGCAGCGCGGGGTAGCGggtgcagtggaggagctgaacaAGGCGAAGGTCGGGGATCAGCCGATCAACGCGATGGACTGGAATCGTTCGAAGGAGGGGCTCGccgtgtgcgcctctttcgACCAGAGTATTCGGGTTATACTGGTCACTAAGCTCGGTTTGCTGTCGTAGCGACAAGACGAGGAAGTGGGGAAGAAGTGTGGAAGTACACTGTACTGCCAGATACGCATGCGCCTGCATATGCGCGCTATGCAGTCCTCTCCTGACTTGTTTCTTACCGATAACGCCCTACAAATTgggtacgtgtgtgtgtgtgtggccacATCGTtgttccctcttctcctcactcCTCTTGTTTTagtccccccttttcttcctctctcacaTCTTTGTGTGTCACTGGACTCACCTgcgtctgcgtctgcgtctctctctctctctgtgtatggGACTGAAGAATGCGCGGCTGCTGGCCGAGGGAAAGGTGAAGATGTCGGGGCACACTGAGAATCAGAGACGTAGACATCCGTGATGGCACGCCGTGTCTGCTCGCCGTAATGTGCACGTGGGCTCATTTGAGGGGGTTGCTCAATAGAAGACGGCTGTCGGGTCGGTGGTGGCATTTatggcgcgcgtgtgggagATGACTGCAGCGGGCTGCGCATGGCTCTCCCAGTCCTCTGCCGttcttttctcccccctttttgttttgttaAGTCTGCGCACgacctcacccccccccccccacctgtGCGTGTCGCGTACTACACAACAGGCAGGAGCCGTCGGCTGTACCGAACAATGTACGCTGCTCACTTCTACTAAGCTTacggagaagcagcagcggtggcggaaGGGCATCCAAGCGAATACTCATGCGCACACAAAACATGCAGAGTCAGTGAAAAGCACGACATCGCTGGAGCTCATgcagaggtgaagaggagcggACAGTCAAGTCCAGACAGCGGCAAGTCTTGCACCACATGCGGACCTACACAAATCTGACCTTTTtcagagagggagcgatGGTGTGGCGtcttgcgctctctctctcggtgtgcgAACGTGGATCGTATTTTCTCGTTCTTGTTCTTTTCGCACTCTACCATGTCGCGTCACAATGCCCCTGCATGTTGTGGTACTGTGCGTCGGCGGAGAAAGGGACTAAGCGACATCGCCTCTGGGTGATTGTCATCTGCGAACGCATGCAGGCACTTTCGGCGGAGACAGTGGTGCTCAACTACTCTCACGTTTTgacgctcttttttttctctctgccgtACGCTTTCACACCTATGCTTACACGCCGCTGCCCCTCCACTCACgctgacgcacacacgcgttcACATGCGCAGCTCGCTTTGCctgtcttctctccctgttCAGCTGCTTCTTCGCGTAGCGTGGCGCCGATATCCTGCGCGGCTCTTTGTTTTAAttttctcgcttctcctttctgtGTTTTTGTTCGAAGTCCTCCATATCccactctttttttctctgggCCTTCCCCGTTGCGGTTTGAGCCTCTCCCCAAAGGCGTATTCATCTTTCCTGCAGCcgtcttgtgtgtgcgtctgggGGGGGACATCGATGCAATGGCGGCAAACAACGCGAACTACCGCATCAAGGCGATCAAGGATGGGTGCACTGCCGAGGAGCTGTTTCAGGGCGATGGGCTGACATACAATGACTTTATTATTCTGCCGGGCTTCATTGACTTTGGCGCTGCCGATGTGAACATCTCTGGCCAGTTCACGAAGCAAATCCGTCTCCACATCCCGATCGTGTCGTCACCGATGGACACCATCACGGAGAACGAGATGGCCAAGACAATGGCGCTCATGGGCGGCGTCGGTGTACTGCACAACAACTGCACGGTGGAGCGGCAGGTGGAGATGGTGAAGTCGGTGAAGGCGTACCGTAACGGGTTCATCTCCAAGCCCAAGTCGGTGACGCCAAACACTCCCATCAGCGAGATCATCCGCATCAAAGAGGGTAAGGGCATCAGTGGCATCCTTGTGACGGAGAACGGCGACCCACACGGCAAGCTGCTGGGCATTGTGTGCACTAAAGATATCGACTAcgtgaaaaaaaaggaaaccCCGGTATCGGCGGTCATGACGCGACGTGATAAGATGACGGTGGAGCGTGCGCCGATCCAGCTGGAAGAGGCAATGGACGTGCTGAACCGCAGTCGACACGGCTACCTGCCCATTGTGAACGAGAGCGACGAGATTATCTACCTCTGCTCCCGTCGCGATGCTGTCCGCGCGCGTGACTACCCCCACAGCACGCTGGACAAGAGTGGACGTCTCATTTGCGCTGCCGCGACCTCAACGCGCCCGGAGGACAAGCGGCGCgtagcagcgctggcagaggtCGGCGTTGATGTGCTGGTTCTGGACAGCTCTCAGGGCAACACGATTTACCAGATCGCCTTCATCAAGTGGATTAAGTCGACGTATCCGCACCTCGAGGTAGTGGCGGGGAACGTGGTGACGCAAGATCAGGCCAAGAATCTCATTGATGCCGGCGCGGACGGTATTCGCATTGGCatgggcagcggcagcatctgCATCACGCAGGAGGTGCTCGCTTGCGGTCGCCCTCAAGGCACGGCGGTGTTCAAGGTGGCTCAGTACTGCGCGTCCCGCGGCGTTCCGTGTACCGCTGATGGTGGCCTACGCCAAGTCGGCGACATCTGCAAGGCGCTCGCCATCGGCGCCAACTGCGCGATGCTCGGCGGCATGCTGAGTGGCACGACGGAGACGCCCGGCGAGTACTTCTTCAAGGGTGGCGTGCGCCTGAAGGTGTACCGCGGCATGGGTAGCCTGGAGGCGATGAGTCAGGGCAAGGAATCCGGCAAGCGCTATCTCTCTGAGaacgaggtggtgcaggtggcgcaggGCGTGTCTGGCAACGTGGTGGATAAGGGCTCTGCCGCGAAGCTCATTGCCTACATCGCGAAGGGACTTCAACAATCCGCACAGGACATTGGCGAGATCAGCTTCGACGCGATTCGAGAGAAGCTGTACGCCGGTCAGGTGCTTTTCAGCCGCCGCTCCGTCACAGCCCAGGGCGAGGGTGGCGTGCACTCGCTCCACAGCTACGAGAAGAAACTGTTTGCAGCCAAGATGTAGGGCGTGTAGGCAGCTCTCCTCCCTCggtttccccttccttccctctcgcACCGTCCTCGGGGGACTTCTcttactgctgctgctgctgctggcac
Protein-coding sequences here:
- a CDS encoding choline/Carnitine o-acyltransferase-like protein (TriTrypDB/GeneDB-style sysID: LpmP.19.1420) gives rise to the protein MSEAFLSQQPHPVNQTRDAGSSVMQMRVSWTSNGLDVHVPPIRYIWRGMHRSIMDNIDKVSAMVYPIPFSCVVACAAGSCVWVWYVPQTSWVHTNPASTWLRYFDSIVSPLSRHLPPTLQAPVLCAKAWAVTLAAATVLHRFALRRLLQYKGWMLERNPQMPSWRTRLWSLVVRAFFTRPSIPKTRVYGRCLPSIPLPSLQQTVNGYLSGMRAIYHQSDSDVNEWLELRRSAESFLLNEGPSLQMHLRLQHVMGHNYVSELWTRNVFLAARDSLCLHSNFYTVPFATHLPTTLPEARAAVLIYLLTQLKGRIECRTLCPNFTGPRHCVPLSMDQYSMAFNTTRIPGREVDILEHHGERENGYLIILHRGRIYQMPVMDPQTGRQLTPHQLEVVLHQLLVEVEEEVSTGRDESEEDDAEDTLETLGKKRTYRLVEALLPALTTAPRAQWADVRNSYLLHDSNNNSPLRVIEKAIFVVSFDERCGTTGTSKASLAVEDVKRLSMDCIHYLCGTGSNLWCDKSFNLVVRSDGQVGLHVEHSWSDMSTFLGFFEHVSAQEEAAELWYDTKTGHAKKLPEDKRRAKPFRAPDVDSPLCPKRLRFTIHKRLAAAIRQAHTEFLFNLSSQVDLHVVRYSRYGREIPKSLGCSPDAWVQMAIQLAHYIDQGGHISLVYESVPQNMFAKGRTEAVRSVTDVSTAFVKAMAATGGEDDTMSAEVKRALLVDACANHQRSVQEAVAGGGVDRHLFALFMASASQGTPSDFLTAALRKTKWKVSSAQAQQRNLLDRLHTADGGNWYHETPGFGFGPVSLDGYGVSYCFCANEVLYVTITCYKNCDTTSSRALGNHITRALNMLGELSASPRDASAPR
- a CDS encoding hypothetical protein (TriTrypDB/GeneDB-style sysID: LpmP.19.1430) — protein: MSTSGSSSSGGDVRRFSRQQIIQHVKKSLLYTAFDVKWVPQTASFAVVGQYPNNHGALSLYQLHHGDVQPTAEVRLPHPLKCCTFGHNVSFSSSGSAAGAAASQMACGDFAGSLQILDLSRLSSTPASASNALSDVTAASVFHIPHAHESIINAIDGARYSGPPEVATGSRDGSVKVWDTRQSNKPVVSLNPADPARARDCWTVRLGNSFDPDERVVAAGYDNGDIKIFDLRTQKMLHEIHVSNGVCDLEFDRPDIPMNKLIVSSLEGRVRCYDMRTLHPKLGYAYVEERVSEGTVWCSRALPQNREILLSGGGGELTLCLYKYPPERTLKDGDGLQRGVAGAVEELNKAKVGDQPINAMDWNRSKEGLAVCASFDQSIRVILVTKLGLLS
- a CDS encoding inosine-5'-monophosphate dehydrogenase (TriTrypDB/GeneDB-style sysID: LpmP.19.1440) produces the protein MAANNANYRIKAIKDGCTAEELFQGDGLTYNDFIILPGFIDFGAADVNISGQFTKQIRLHIPIVSSPMDTITENEMAKTMALMGGVGVLHNNCTVERQVEMVKSVKAYRNGFISKPKSVTPNTPISEIIRIKEGKGISGILVTENGDPHGKLLGIVCTKDIDYVKKKETPVSAVMTRRDKMTVERAPIQLEEAMDVLNRSRHGYLPIVNESDEIIYLCSRRDAVRARDYPHSTLDKSGRLICAAATSTRPEDKRRVAALAEVGVDVLVLDSSQGNTIYQIAFIKWIKSTYPHLEVVAGNVVTQDQAKNLIDAGADGIRIGMGSGSICITQEVLACGRPQGTAVFKVAQYCASRGVPCTADGGLRQVGDICKALAIGANCAMLGGMLSGTTETPGEYFFKGGVRLKVYRGMGSLEAMSQGKESGKRYLSENEVVQVAQGVSGNVVDKGSAAKLIAYIAKGLQQSAQDIGEISFDAIREKLYAGQVLFSRRSVTAQGEGGVHSLHSYEKKLFAAKM